AAGCATACCGGATTGCTGATATTACCGAGCTGGATATCGAATGGGTGAAGGATGCTGACACAGTCGCAGTCACTTCAGGAGCATCGACTCCGACTCCGATCACGAAAGAGGTCATTACTTTCCTCGAACAGTTTGATAAAGAAAACGAAGCAACCTGGGTAAAAGAGAAAAAAGTACCCCTTCATAAAATCCTGCCAAAGGTCAAGAAGACCGAGGCAAACGTATAAAAAAGGGAAAGCAGCCTGAATTGAGATTACAGGCTGCTTTCTTTTTATTTCGCTAAATTCGATAAATGTTCAACCTATATAAAAGTAAAAGGGTCGGTCTCTATTTCTGATGGGATGTATTTGACTTCATACCCTTTTTCCTGGCTGAGCCTTTCCATCACGGCGGCGACTCCCTGCTTCATGATCTTTTCGACATTATGTCCCGGGTCGATCATGTTCAATCCGGCCATAAGGGCGTCATGTGCTGTATGGTAATAAATATCCCCTGTTACATACACGTCTGCTCCACGAAATTTTGCCTGTGAGTAATATTTGTTTCCATCACCGCCAAGGACGGCTACTTTTTTCACCTTTGCGTTCAAGTCGCCGACGACACGTACTTTATCGACTCCTAAAGCTTTCTTTACAACTTTGGCAAATTCAGAAAGAGTCGTCTCTTCCACCTGTCCGATTCTTCCAAGTCCCAGCTGTTCACCTGTATTGTCAAGTCGATATACATCGTAGGCGACCTCCTCATAAGGATGGGTCTTGATCATAGCCTGGATGACCTTTTTTTCAATACTTTCCGGAAAAACAGTTTCTATGCGAACTTCATTGACAGCTTCAAGCCTTCCCTGTACGCCAATATGAGGGTCTGTATTTTCTCCCGGCAGGAAACGTCCCTCTCCCGCTCCTGAGAACGAACAATGGCTATAGTTGCCGATTGCTCCCGCCCCTGCATGTCCTAAAGCTTCGCGGAGAGTTTCAGCATCCTCCTCAGGTACAAAAACGACAAGCTTCTTCAGTTGATCCTCATAGGTAGGTACAAGCACTTGAGGGTTTTTTAGCCCTAGGGCAGCAGCCAGCAGATCATTTACTCCGCCTTTTGCCACATCGAGATTTGTATGTGCTGCATAAACCGCGATGTCATGTTTGATCAGCTTGGCAATCACTCTTCCTGCAGGAGTGTCGGTCGCGATTTTTTTCATTGGCCGGAAGATTGGCGGATGGTGAGCAATGATTAATTGAACGTCCTTGGCAATCGCCTCCTCCACCACTTCCTCTGTTACATCAAGTGCTACTAGGACGTTCTCGACCGACTGGTTCAAAGCCCCGATTTGCAGGCCGACCTTATCACCTTCCATCGCAAATGCCTTAGGTGAAAACTGTTCAAATAGCTGAATCACTTCATGGCCATTCACTTTTTTCACTGTAACGCCTCCTCTGCCATTTTCAATTTAGCTTTCAATTCCTGCCTTTTGCTTTCTGTATCATCATTTTGTACAGCCTCATCCAGCTGCTTTAGGATGCGCTCCCAATTCCGCTTTTCTGCATTCCACTTATCCTGGAATACTGCGGATTGCTCCTTTAGCAAAAATGGACCAAATAGAATGCCAGAATCAAGGTTCATTTGCTGATATGGCTTTAGTGGTTCACCCTTTTCTGCTACAAGGATCTCATAAATTTTCCGGTCCTCTTCAAGGATTTCTTCTTTAATGAGCTCCCAGCCATTGTCAATCAGCCATCTGCGTACTGCAAAGCTGCCAACATTAGGCTGGAGGACAAGC
The window above is part of the Mesobacillus jeotgali genome. Proteins encoded here:
- a CDS encoding Nif3-like dinuclear metal center hexameric protein, whose product is MKKVNGHEVIQLFEQFSPKAFAMEGDKVGLQIGALNQSVENVLVALDVTEEVVEEAIAKDVQLIIAHHPPIFRPMKKIATDTPAGRVIAKLIKHDIAVYAAHTNLDVAKGGVNDLLAAALGLKNPQVLVPTYEDQLKKLVVFVPEEDAETLREALGHAGAGAIGNYSHCSFSGAGEGRFLPGENTDPHIGVQGRLEAVNEVRIETVFPESIEKKVIQAMIKTHPYEEVAYDVYRLDNTGEQLGLGRIGQVEETTLSEFAKVVKKALGVDKVRVVGDLNAKVKKVAVLGGDGNKYYSQAKFRGADVYVTGDIYYHTAHDALMAGLNMIDPGHNVEKIMKQGVAAVMERLSQEKGYEVKYIPSEIETDPFTFI
- a CDS encoding tRNA (adenine(22)-N(1))-methyltransferase TrmK, which encodes MNTEKLSDRLEAVANNIPQGARLADIGSDHAYLPCHVVRKGIVPMAIAGEVAQGPFQSAIDQVKEEKLTDKISVRKGDGLEVIEPGEVDCITIAGMGGTLISTILEKGKSKLEGVSRLVLQPNVGSFAVRRWLIDNGWELIKEEILEEDRKIYEILVAEKGEPLKPYQQMNLDSGILFGPFLLKEQSAVFQDKWNAEKRNWERILKQLDEAVQNDDTESKRQELKAKLKMAEEALQ